The following are from one region of the Sandaracinus amylolyticus genome:
- the pheS gene encoding phenylalanine--tRNA ligase subunit alpha yields the protein MSDAVQKFEDGLARVAAGFETTFAQCPDESSLRAAAAKLIGGSGEVTQLLKLMPQLPGDRRKELGQRANALKNAVQSAFDARLEGLARAARQADLEAPPIDPSLPGRGLSRGALHPITRTIDALLDVFSSIGFEVTDAPEIELADFNFTRLGFPPDHPATDMQDSFFVAGGELGARGVTRFEDQVLLRTHTSNAQVHEMSRRRTIPIACISAGKVFRRDDDATHSPMFHQIEGFWVDRGISFAHLKGVLTTFVKRMFGEQVPVRFRPSYFPFVEPGGELDVGCTICRPYDEPGSDAQRARTATCRVCKSTGWLEVLGCGMIHPVVFEHCGWDPKEVTGFAFGMGIDRIAMLRHNVGDIRLLYENDIRFLSQL from the coding sequence ATGAGCGACGCGGTCCAGAAGTTCGAAGACGGTCTGGCCCGCGTCGCTGCGGGCTTCGAGACCACCTTCGCCCAGTGCCCCGACGAGAGCTCGCTGCGCGCCGCCGCGGCGAAGCTGATCGGCGGCAGCGGCGAGGTGACGCAGCTCCTGAAGCTGATGCCGCAGCTCCCCGGCGATCGCCGCAAGGAGCTCGGACAGCGCGCGAACGCGCTGAAGAACGCGGTGCAGTCCGCGTTCGACGCGCGCCTCGAGGGGCTCGCGCGCGCGGCGCGCCAGGCGGATCTCGAAGCGCCGCCGATCGATCCGAGCCTGCCCGGTCGGGGCCTCTCGCGCGGTGCGCTGCACCCGATCACGCGCACGATCGACGCGCTGCTCGACGTGTTCTCGTCGATCGGCTTCGAGGTCACCGACGCGCCCGAGATCGAGCTCGCGGACTTCAACTTCACGCGGCTCGGCTTCCCGCCCGACCACCCTGCGACCGACATGCAGGACAGCTTCTTCGTCGCAGGCGGAGAGCTGGGCGCGCGCGGTGTCACGCGCTTCGAGGACCAGGTGCTGCTTCGCACGCACACCTCGAACGCGCAGGTCCACGAGATGTCGCGCCGCCGGACGATCCCGATCGCGTGCATCTCGGCGGGCAAGGTGTTCCGCCGCGACGACGACGCGACGCACTCCCCGATGTTCCACCAGATCGAGGGGTTCTGGGTCGATCGCGGGATCTCGTTCGCGCACCTCAAGGGCGTGCTCACGACGTTCGTGAAGCGGATGTTCGGCGAGCAGGTGCCGGTGCGCTTCCGCCCGAGCTACTTCCCGTTCGTCGAGCCCGGTGGCGAGCTCGACGTGGGCTGCACGATCTGCCGCCCCTACGACGAGCCGGGCAGTGACGCACAGCGCGCGCGCACTGCGACGTGCCGCGTCTGCAAGAGCACCGGATGGCTGGAGGTGCTGGGCTGCGGGATGATCCATCCCGTCGTCTTCGAGCACTGCGGCTGGGACCCGAAGGAGGTCACCGGCTTCGCGTTCGGCATGGGCATCGATCGCATCGCGATGCTCCGCCACAACGTCGGCGACATCCGCCTCCTCTACGAGAACGACATCCGCTTCCTCAGCCAGCTCTGA